The DNA segment CCGGTGACGCAAACGGAACGAGTGGCGTTGCCGCACCCAATGCGGACGACGGCATCGACATGGAGACCATCGATGTTCCCGATGACGCTTCGGAGCTCGACCCGTCCGTGGGATTCGAGGATGAGCTGGCCGGCCTGCTTGGCAATAAGGCCAAAAGGGCGGCGCTGATCACCCGGATCGCGTCGGCTGAACTGTTGGCCGCATTCTGCCAGCTGTCCGATATCTCCGCGGATTGCATAGGGTCGAATCAGGGTGCTGTGGCCATGTTGAACAATCTCGACGGCGATTCGCCGGAGGCTGCCGCCAAGGACATCACCACCGTGGTTTCCGGCATGTCGGTGATTCTCGGCGTGAACCGTGCGGACAAGCTTGAAGTCACCATGTATGCCGGCGGCAAGGCCGGTCCTACGCTGGCTCCGCCTATCCTGTTCAATTCCACGCCGCGTTTTGTGGAGGACCTGATGCTAGGTATCACCACTGCGGCGCAGCTCAAGGAGCAGGGATTCGAAGTGATCGATGCGGGGCGTTTCGACCATGCGTCGGCCATGCAGGTAATCGCCAAGCACACTCGCCCCGGCAAAGGCGGCAGCGTTCGCGGCGCGAGCATCCAATAGAAGACAAGCAAAGGGGAGACAATGACCACGGCAGTTGTATTCGATTATGGTTTCGGCAATGTACGTTCCATGGTTCGTGCGATGGCCCGTCTGGGTGTCGATACCACGTTGACATCCGATTACCGTCAGGCCATAGAGGCGGACGGTCTGGTGGTGCCTGGCGTGGGCGCGTTCGCCGCATGCATGGAAGGACTGAAGGCGGTGGACGGCGACAGGGTGATTCTCGATCGTCTTCGTGCCGGCCGCCCGGTGCTTGGCGTGTGCGTCGGCGAACAGGTGATGTTCGAGCTTGGTCGCGAGCATGGTGCCGATGCTCCCGGCATCGGCCTGATCGGTGGCAGTGTCGACCCGCTGGATGCCGATGTGGTGCCGCATATGGGTTGGGACACGGTTGAGGCCGCCGAGGGATCGCAGCTGTTGAAGGGAATCGAATCGGAACGATTCTACTTCGTGCATTCCTGCGCCGCGCATGAGGCGCGAGAGCTGGATCTGGCCGGTTTCGACATCGAGTTGAGCGCTCATCAGCAGGTGACATGGTGCGAATACGGCCGGAGTCACTTCGTCGCGGCATATGAGCGTGGCGCTCTGTCCGCCACGCAGTTCCACCCTGAGAAGTCGGGTGATGCCGGCGCGCAGCTGCTGAAGAA comes from the Bifidobacterium angulatum DSM 20098 = JCM 7096 genome and includes:
- the hisH gene encoding imidazole glycerol phosphate synthase subunit HisH gives rise to the protein MTTAVVFDYGFGNVRSMVRAMARLGVDTTLTSDYRQAIEADGLVVPGVGAFAACMEGLKAVDGDRVILDRLRAGRPVLGVCVGEQVMFELGREHGADAPGIGLIGGSVDPLDADVVPHMGWDTVEAAEGSQLLKGIESERFYFVHSCAAHEARELDLAGFDIELSAHQQVTWCEYGRSHFVAAYERGALSATQFHPEKSGDAGAQLLKNWIDTF